In Rhodocyclaceae bacterium, a single genomic region encodes these proteins:
- a CDS encoding tripartite tricarboxylate transporter substrate binding protein: MSDSAGTCHSPRTSPVLAATLLGLAVLADAPAAAAQPSPAQAWPAKPLRLVIPFAAGGTTDNIGRLVAQRLAEPLGQTVVVDNRPGAGGMIGADLVAKAPPDGYTMLMMTIAFPINAGMRKDLSFDPIRSFAPVTQLVSLPLMLVVHPSLPVKTVKELAALARARPGQLTYASSGHGTSPHMAAAMFTWLTKTDMIHVPYKGNAPTLTDLLGGQVSMTFGIAHQFLPHVKTGKLRAIAVTTAKRTAFAPQLPTVAESGLEGYEISAWQGILAPAGTAKEITGRMSSEIGRILRQPDVVERLTAEGAEPVASTPEAFGEYLRAELARWSRVGREAGIRIE, from the coding sequence CACCTGCCATTCACCCCGCACGTCACCCGTACTGGCGGCGACCCTGCTGGGGCTCGCCGTACTCGCGGATGCGCCGGCCGCTGCAGCGCAGCCCTCGCCCGCACAGGCATGGCCGGCAAAACCGCTGCGGCTGGTGATTCCGTTCGCGGCCGGCGGCACCACGGACAACATCGGCCGTCTGGTCGCGCAGCGTCTGGCAGAACCTCTCGGCCAGACGGTGGTGGTCGACAACCGGCCGGGCGCGGGCGGCATGATCGGCGCCGATCTCGTGGCCAAGGCACCACCCGACGGCTACACGATGCTGATGATGACCATTGCCTTCCCGATCAATGCAGGGATGCGCAAGGACCTGTCTTTCGACCCGATCCGCAGCTTCGCACCGGTCACGCAGCTGGTGTCGCTGCCACTGATGCTGGTCGTACATCCCTCGCTGCCGGTGAAGACGGTGAAGGAACTCGCAGCACTCGCCCGGGCACGGCCCGGGCAGCTGACCTACGCCAGCTCCGGCCATGGCACCTCGCCGCACATGGCGGCGGCGATGTTCACCTGGCTCACGAAGACCGACATGATCCACGTGCCCTACAAGGGCAATGCGCCGACCCTGACCGACCTGCTCGGCGGGCAGGTATCGATGACGTTCGGCATCGCGCACCAGTTCCTGCCGCACGTGAAGACCGGCAAGCTGCGCGCGATCGCGGTGACCACCGCGAAGCGTACCGCGTTCGCGCCCCAGCTTCCCACCGTCGCCGAGAGCGGACTCGAGGGCTACGAGATCAGCGCGTGGCAGGGCATCCTCGCCCCGGCCGGTACCGCGAAGGAGATCACCGGCCGCATGAGCAGCGAGATCGGCCGTATCCTGCGCCAGCCCGATGTCGTGGAGAGGCTCACGGCCGAGGGCGCTGAACCGGTGGCAAGCACGCCGGAAGCCTTCGGGGAATACCTCCGCGCCGAGCTCGCGCGCTGGAGCCGGGTCGGACGGGAAGCCGGCATCCGGATCGAATAG
- a CDS encoding alpha/beta hydrolase fold domain-containing protein has protein sequence MPAPTELLETIELATGPKGSIPQAAVIWMHGLGADGHDFEAIVPELRLPPSLAVNFVFPNAPMQPVTINNGHVMRAWYDVAFGDLEGRSRRPDEAGVRASIAHIESLIEREVRRGVAPERIAIAGFSQGGAIALATGLRHARRLAGIMALSTYLPLGESLPAEAAEANRQVPVFFAHGTLDPVIPIEMASASVERLQALGYPVEWHEYRMPHSVHPQEVVDIRDWLVRVLAG, from the coding sequence ATGCCGGCGCCGACCGAACTGCTTGAAACGATCGAACTCGCCACCGGGCCGAAAGGCTCGATTCCGCAGGCCGCGGTAATCTGGATGCACGGGCTGGGCGCCGATGGCCACGACTTCGAGGCGATCGTGCCCGAGTTGCGGCTGCCACCGTCTCTGGCGGTGAACTTCGTGTTCCCGAATGCGCCGATGCAGCCGGTGACGATCAACAACGGCCATGTGATGAGGGCCTGGTACGACGTGGCCTTCGGCGACCTCGAAGGCCGCTCGCGCCGTCCGGACGAGGCCGGCGTACGCGCGTCGATCGCACACATCGAAAGCCTGATCGAGCGCGAGGTACGGCGCGGCGTGGCACCGGAACGGATCGCGATTGCAGGCTTCTCCCAGGGCGGCGCGATCGCGCTTGCGACCGGCCTGCGCCATGCCCGCCGCCTGGCCGGGATCATGGCGCTGTCGACCTACCTGCCGCTGGGAGAATCGCTGCCGGCCGAAGCCGCCGAAGCCAACCGGCAGGTGCCGGTCTTCTTCGCGCACGGCACGCTGGATCCCGTCATTCCGATCGAGATGGCGAGCGCGTCGGTCGAACGGCTGCAGGCACTCGGCTACCCGGTCGAATGGCACGAATACCGGATGCCGCACTCGGTGCACCCCCAGGAGGTAGTCGATATCCGCGACTGGCTGGTCAGGGTTCTGGCTGGCTGA
- the mog gene encoding molybdopterin adenylyltransferase, whose amino-acid sequence MADSLPDSSPVPPRTLRIGLVSVSDRASRGVYEDLGIPALHEWFTAALASPWTTVTRLIPDERPLIEAALVELVDIERCDLVLTTGGTGPAKRDVTPEATLAIGDREMPGFGEQMRQISLRFVPTAILSRQVAVIRGEALIINLPGQPKSIRETLEGLKDGDGKPVVPGIFAAVPYCVDLIGGPYIETNEAVVKAFRPKKK is encoded by the coding sequence ATGGCCGACTCTTTACCAGACTCCTCGCCCGTCCCGCCGCGCACGCTGCGCATCGGCCTCGTCTCCGTCAGCGACCGGGCCTCGCGCGGCGTCTACGAAGACCTGGGCATCCCCGCGCTGCATGAATGGTTCACCGCCGCGCTCGCATCGCCATGGACCACGGTCACGCGGCTGATCCCGGACGAGCGTCCGCTGATCGAGGCGGCGCTGGTCGAACTCGTGGACATCGAACGCTGCGACCTGGTGCTGACCACCGGCGGCACCGGCCCGGCGAAGCGCGACGTGACACCCGAGGCTACGCTCGCGATCGGCGATCGCGAGATGCCCGGCTTCGGCGAGCAGATGCGGCAGATCAGCCTCAGGTTCGTCCCTACCGCGATTCTGTCGCGGCAGGTCGCAGTGATCCGCGGCGAAGCGCTCATCATCAACCTGCCGGGCCAGCCGAAATCGATCCGCGAGACGCTCGAGGGCCTGAAAGATGGCGACGGCAAGCCGGTCGTGCCAGGCATCTTCGCCGCGGTTCCCTATTGCGTGGATCTGATCGGCGGACCGTACATCGAAACCAACGAGGCGGTGGTCAAGGCCTTCCGCCCGAAGAAGAAGTAG